Proteins encoded by one window of Lates calcarifer isolate ASB-BC8 linkage group LG5, TLL_Latcal_v3, whole genome shotgun sequence:
- the LOC108888239 gene encoding arachidonate 12-lipoxygenase, 12R-type, producing the protein MVCYTVTVYTTDLTAATTFNNVFIKLVGTDGESNRQWLASLKGAATFFRGAVSHFSVCCSKSLGKLVLIELDKKSVPLFPKDSWFPAKVEVKSPEGDTYHFPIYRWITDSEVHRFREATALKVFEDNHHLGRYARQQELKERAQNYRWNVYAEGIPHCIKTEDPLSLPCEVRFSFTKTTEFLFTASSALTELKLKGLDECKERWPDIESINRVFFCKRTDISDYVQEHWREDAFFGYQFLNGVNPILIRRCTVLPDNFPVTDDMVFLRGESSLTEEMKKGNIFLCDYKHLDGLQGNTINGKKQYLMAPLVLLHKTPDDNLMPIAIQLKQTPAKDNPIFFPTDSEYDWLMAKIFVRSADFSEHQLNVHLLRTHLLAEAFAVSLLRNVPMVHPLYKLLIPHTRYTLQINFLARLLLISKTGVFTQFSASGGEAMITILKRSLSSMTYSSLCIPEDIAERGVEDVPNFYYRDDGLQLWDIIHRFVEGILSYYYKTDAEVQQDSELQNWILDIFEHGFLSYADTGIPQRFTTVPELIKFVTMVIFTCSCQHSAVNSGQYDYGGWMPNTPISLQLPPPTTKGTTSEARMLQTFPDVNTTVQGMATMWLLSSQSSDFVPLGMYPEDHFSEEIPRKLIKDFQGELEVLSADIKVRNESLEVPYTYMDPKEVENSVAI; encoded by the exons ATGGTGTGTTATACAGTGACAGTATACACCACTGATCTCACCGCTGCCACCACTTTTAACAATGTCTTCATTAAGCTGGTGGGCACAGATGGGGAGAGCAATCGCCAGTGGCTCGCCAGCCTCAAAGGAGCTGCAACCTTCTTCAGAGGAGCA GTGTCTCATTTTAGTGTGTGCTGCTCTAAGTCTCTTGGAAAGCTGGTTCTGATTGAGCTTGACAAAAAGTCCGTCCCACTGTTCCCCAAAGACTCTTGGTTCCCTGCCAAGGTGGAGGTGAAATCCCCTGAGGGAGACACCTACCACTTCCCCATCTACCGCTGGATCACTGACAGTGAGGTTCACCGCTTCAGAGAAGCAACAG ctCTGAAAGTCTTTGAAGACAACCATCATCTTGGCAGGTACGCTCGACAGCAAGAGCTGAAGGAGCGAGCGCAAAACTATCG CTGGAATGTCTATGCAGAGGGAATACCTCACTGCATAAAGACAGAAgaccctctttctctcccttgtGAGGTCCGGTTCTCCTTCACCAAGACCACAGAGTTTCTCTTCACTGCATCCTCAGC GCTGACAGAGCTGAAACTGAAGGGACTGGATGAATGCAAGGAGAGGTGGCCTGATATTGAGTCTATCAATCGGGTGTTCTTCTGCAAACGGACGGACATATCAG ACTACGTACAGGAACATTGGAGGGAGGATGCTTTTTTCGGCTACCAGTTTCTAAACGGGGTCAACCCCATATTGATCCGACGCTGCACAGTCCTCCCTGACAACTTTCCTGTCACTGATGACATGGTCTTTCTCCGTGGTGAGAGCAGCTTGACAGAAGAAATGAAG AAAGGAAACATATTCTTGTGTGACTACAAGCATTTGGATGGACTGCAAGGAAACACCATTAATGGGAAGAAGCAGTACCTGATGGCTCCTCTCGTCCTGCTCCACAAAACACCTGATGATAACTTGATGCCAATTGCTATTCAG CTGAAGCAGACTCCAGCCAAAGACAATCCAATCTTTTTCCCCACTGATTCTGAGTACGACTGGTTGATGGCCAAGATTTTTGTGAGAAGTGCAGATTTCAGCGAGCATCAACTCAACGTTCACCTGCTGCGTACTCACCTGCTGGCTGAAGCTTTCGCTGTGTCACTGCTGCGCAACGTGCCCATGGTGCATCCATTGTACAAG CTCCTCATACCTCACACTCGCTACACCCTGCAGATCAACTTCTTAGCTCGCCTTCTTCTGATATCTAAGACTGGAGTTTTCACACAG TTTTCAGCTTCTGGTGGAGAGGCAATGATCACCATCCTGAAGAGGTCGCTGTCCTCGATGACctacagctctctctgcatACCCGAAGACATTGCTGAGCGTGGAGTGGAGGATGTACCAAACTTCTACTACAGGGATGATGGACTCCAGCTTTGGGATATCATCCACAG GTTTGTGGAGGGAATACTCAGCTACTACTACAAGACTGATGCTGAGGTCCAGCAagactctgagctgcagaattggattttggacatttttgaacaTGGATTCCTCTCTTACGCAGACACAG GAATTCCACAGAGATTTACCACTGTGCCTGAGCTGATCAAGTTTGTCACCATGGTGATCTTCACCTGCTCATGCCAGCACTCTGCTGTGAACAGTGGACAG TATGACTACGGCGGCTGGATGCCCAACACTCCCATCTCCCTACAACTCCCTCCACCAACCACAAAGGGGACAACAAGCGAGGCCAGGATGCTGCAGACGTTCCCTGACGTCAACACAACAGTTCAGGGCATGGCCACCATGTGGCTGCTCAGCTCACAGTCTTCTGACTTT GTCCCGCTTGGCATGTACCCAGAGGACCATTTCAGTGAGGAGATTCCCCGCAAGCTGATAAAGGACTTTCAGGGAGAACTTGAGGTATTAAGTGCAGACATCAAAGTCAGAAACGAGAGTCTGGAGGTCCCATACACATACATGGATCCGAAGGAGGTAGAGAACAGTGTGGCCATCTGA